The following nucleotide sequence is from Apium graveolens cultivar Ventura chromosome 4, ASM990537v1, whole genome shotgun sequence.
tgtgctacaatactaaacttatttctaagtaaagctactccatcaacggatagccagaatggtattatccgttgaggctacaaacactagatttctacttaagtgttttgtttaacttatcatcaaactaatacacatattcctaacaatcttcccctatttatgtctactggaattataggcataaatttgggtttaacttgatgataacagaacacttaacaaatatatgaactgaaatcaagtaaaaattcaaaagtgctgcaaaagtgtatgaactgagatagaattgaagaattatattgttaccaaggatgctcctttaggcagagcagattattttcttttcctttgatcccttgttttcttccctagcctcctgtcattttcctctacttggagttggagttatctatagaattcagcttcatcttcttcactaatgtccaacttagattgcatgtccttgagagtttcattactggcaattttaagctggtcttcaagtctgaaaaatcttcagactcctttattgtctctgaactccatcaaccaatgaggtgatttatgaattgtaattccatgctcaggtatgagtaatattctaggcaaggaattagactcccgccaagttttccttatgttggcaatcttgttgagaatctcagttttggcagtcctggtaaagccagaatcccttttgatagctgagtagactctaaccaaggtagaatagccttcattcagaattctttgaagatgccaagtcatttcctcacttcctttatatttgaacactagcctttctgggagctgtttgtatgcacttattccccttacttcctccagctcatccagatagagttcaatatctgtaaactcctttatgtcacaaatgtgaactaaacactactagaaaaaacagaatagacatcgcctcttagacatcggttgcttttGGAGCCGATGAAAAAGGTGTTTTCTACATCGGTTTTAACCAACCGATGTCTTTTGTTGTTATAAACATCGGTGTTTTAGCCCAACCGACGTTAAACGtttgtttaaaaaaatttaatcaGTGCGCCTTCCTTATTTCCCCCCTTTGGCCAAATAATTTATTCCCTCCTATTGTTCCCCCTCTTTTTTGCCTTAAAAAAATTCTCCCCCTCTTTTCACACAAATTTCGCCTTAGAATGTTTTCAAACTCTCTCCCCTTTTTTAGTTTACACCCCTTTTTTAACTTTACactttaaaatattaaatattttcaaaatcaaaaatcaaaagatAAATCCTTTCAGTCTCTCGTTTCTCTTTCTCACTCACTGAAACTCACCCCTCTATGAAGAACCCTAAATATCACCTCTGCCTCTCGATTGTGCTCAACTGAAGATTCAGTCATCTCTCCCAACTATTTTTATGTGCTTTTTGTGCTCTTGGTGCTCGCGCTCTGTGCTCTCTGTGCTCTCTCAGCTCTCTCTTTTGGACGGAGTTTGAATTGGGTAAGGTCAAGTCTGGGTTAAAGATGTGAGATTAAAGCTTGGAGGTCGAGCATAAATTGGGTAAGATTAACCCTAATTTTTCACTTAGAGGTTTTATTTTAAAACCCTGTTTTTTTAAATGATTGGTTAAATGTTTGAATTGAGCATGTTAATCTTTTATGCTTTTAGTTGAGTAATTGCTTGAATTATGTATGCGGGTATCAATTTTGATGTATATGTGGGTAtatgtttttgttttgatttttgattAGGAGGAGGTATTATTCAAGGAAATGGACGCATTGTGAGTTTCGAGGTCCATTGAGAAGGTTTTTTGGTGATTTTTGATTAGGAGGAGGTATTATTCAAGGATGAGGAAGAAGACGATGAAGAGAATGACCAGGATGAGGTCGATCCATCAGTACAGAAGAAACCTCGAGTAGTGTGGTCTATAAAGCTTCATCGGAAATTTGTGGCATCTGTTAATCAGCCAGGCCTTGAAAGTAAGTGCTCTAGTGCCAAAGGATTAAGTAAGGATTACGTATCTTCTACCACGAATATGGACCTATTCATTAATGCTCAATCACTATTCTGTTAATACAGAAGCTGTTCCGAAAAGAATTCTAGATCTTATGAATGTTTTGTGGTTGTAAGATATTTTATGGCTGAGAACCTGTGCAGGATTATTAAGCAGCTGTAAGATATTTTATGGCTGAGTGTGTATTGCAGTATGTTCTTAgggttgttgttttgattgtgaAAACTATACTTGGTGTAACTTATACATTGTAATCATTCATTTCGAAAGCCGTCTGGATTGCGTTTGGTTCATACCTTTCTGAGCTCTGTGTTGCAGTCTACGAATTATATTCTTGTATTTGGATTATTATGCTATGTATGTTGCTATTTGTTCTGGTGATGATTGCTTTCATGTTTTTCAGTTAGCACCAAGTTTTTGTTGATGGCGTATGTTTTCCTTTGCTTATGACTTAAGTTGCTGGTTGCAGGAGTTTATAAAAATAATGGGTATCTTATGGTTTCTTGCAATGGAGGACTCAATCAAATGCGAGGAGCAGTGAGTTGAAAGTTTTAATTATTGTGATTGCCTCTTTCATGacttttatttgtttaataagTGTAATAAGTCTCTTTATCTGACTTTATCGATGTTGTGGCAGATTTGCGACATGGTTGTTATTACAAGATACCTGAATGTCACACTTATTGTTCCAGAACTGTATAAAAGTTCATTTTGGGCAGATTCAAGGTATGGTATTTGCTTTTTTATGTTAAAATTCAGCATCATTCATCATGTTGTAATTTTTGTGAAAAATTCTTGACATTTGGCAGTCAGTTTAAGGACATATTTGATGTTAATCATTTCATTACCTCCTTGAGGAGAGAGGTACGAATTTTGAAAGAGATACCACCACGTCTAAAGAGAAGAGTCGATCTTGGAATGTTCTACTCATTGCCTCTTGTTAGTTGGTCCGAAATTTCCTACTATCATCATCAGGTTGTTTTGCTATTACACATGCTAGCAATAGCCTTTCTTACTCTTTGCATAACTTTCAGGAAGACCATAAACTAACTATTTGATAACTGTTATGCAAACAGATCCTTCCTTTATTGAAAAGGTTTAAAGTTGTGCATCTAAATAGAACTGATGCTCGAATTGCAAATAATGTATTGCCAATAGAGATTCAGAAGTTGCGATGCCGAGTTAATTTTAATGCTCTGAGGTTCACACCCCAAATTGAGGAGCTGGGAAGGAAAGTTGTCAGCATTTTAAGGCAAAATGGCCCTTTTGTAGTCCTTCATCTCAGATATGAGATGGATATGTTGGCTTTCTCTGGCTGCAGTCATGGTTGCAACAGCGAGGAGTCCAAATAACTAGCAAGAATGAGGTACTGTAAGTAGCACACTAAATAACAAATTGCTTCACTATTGTCTTTATTTTGCTTTAACTTACATGGTTAAATGTGTATAACCAGATATGCTTATCCATGGTggaaagaaaaagatataaattcAGATTTGAAAAGGAAAGAAGGCTTGTGTCCTTTGACACCTGAAGAAACTGCTCTAGTGTGGTGCTGCACATTAGGCAAAACTGAGAACCTGTGCAGGATTATTAGCTATATTTCTATGTTATCAGTGGCTGCGTGCATGTTCCTAAATGCATCCTTGCATCTATATGCTTATTTGAATCGTACATGGTATATAGGGGGACCATCAACATTTGTTTTCTGTGTATCTTGGAAGTGCTAAAGATACATCTTATACAAAGTACTTGTTTTAAAGTTGCTATATGATGTTTTTACTATATTCCAGTCGGTAATTGAGGATATTTACCAAGTACATGCATTATATTTGGatatgaatttaaatttttatgaTGTGTTATACGTTACATTACAATATTTGGAAGTCTCTTGAACTTTTAGATCATTAATAAATCACAAGTTCATGCATTTACCTTGCGCGTATCACTCGCAGATAGATAGAATGGGACAACAGGATTCTTCTGTAGAGGATGAGGTCTGGTATCGATACAATAGCATCATCTTGTACTAGAGGAAGTCATTTATTCAAGAAAATGCTCAAAGGTACATATGCTTATTGTCATCATACGGGACCAGAGGCTACATGAGCTTTACTAAGGAGTGGGAAGATGCAGAAGAACGAGGGTGTTCCTCAAATGATATTTTACATGCTATTGTCGGTACCAAGTCAAATTTTTTGTATAGACAGTAGTAGAATATATGAATGGATAATTTGATGAATCTGTTGTACCGGATGTTTGAATATTGATTGTTAGATTTATAGATAACTGGTATTATGCAGCAATTGTTTTTGGTAGCTCATTGGTTTTTCGAATCTATAGTTTTAAAATATGCATTAATAAACATGTACAAACATCATTACAATAGAAAATGATATCTGTCAAAGCTTAATACATCAGTTCTAGTGGACCATTAACAtcagtaaaaactgatgttaaatactacaacaaaaaaaatcttaaaacaaaaaatggatgttattaagtattatagacatcagtttgttACAAATAGACATCAGTTATCAATTAAGAATCAATGTCAAAGGTATTGTTAACATCATTTTTTGATGAAAACTGTTGTTACTGGtactagtaacatcagtttattggttaaattgaaagattttgcttagctcacatatatttgaattgataaaaatatcatattctgatgatatatgaagattagatatgcatgagaaatttaatatcaagatatagaaatcagttttaaacaaagaactgatgttatatgttgtatttaacatcagtttaaaccCGATATTAAATggggggggtctttaacatcacccacgaagatatcggatttttgcattcatagacatcggtttttagccgatgtctattgacgtttttctagtagtgaaatcatcctttgaggcttgtggcttaggcttaggtttatatttatgagtgaatttacttgaggttaggggaggtgtagatttggattttcttttcagttttttggtggtggagaggtagttaggaaggtaggcaagttgatggtgtcccaatcaataggttcctctttagggatgattggtttaccatggacatttatactaggatcagcaacaaaaggttcaggaatggaaggtagtggtttagattttgattggtTTCTTtagtgtcatctccactcttcctttttgcatcgaccttccttctgttccctttctttcctccacactcttaccaaccacattccccatatccacatttctgctttcaatcttgtcttcttcactcttgtcttcaatcttcttcttttcttcatcctgacttgactttagctgtttttcaagctttgcttgtgctcttttgtcagccttcagcttttagcttcttcctttaacctcatggtttcttccctcttggctttagagaatttgggatgtccttgcatcacacagatactctttccctctctataaatgatagccatattcattctttccactacatcattgtctctttgtgctttatgatgctgccacccaaaattttgtcttcatcaggttttggaagaggaaaatctacttcttttgattgactaaagtttagagggttctttgtagagtccctgttgaatctagtggatggattgagtaccatgggtttcaaattcctgaaggaagtttctccacccttatttctccttactggcttgtgctccataatgattggctcaacctttgtgctatgtttcacatataatgattttgaagttttagagccaaacacttgttgtatcctttcatcaattctttttctttgctccttcaccttcatctcagctgctgctagctggattagataaattccatcaaactttcctttgatttgaagtgttggagaagtagtgatggcaggaactagcactttggatatttggatgtttgtagatggctcccctcccccttctttattcccccctttttgttatcatcaaggagaggagtcaagccttgtgctttagccagttgcatgagtagacttgtctgagactattgattttgaagaatggtgaccatagagttttCAATGACATGAACTGTGTCCTCCAACCTGGTCAGCCTCTTTTAAGCATCTGATTCCATTCTTAGTCTCAGTAACAAGTCCagcatggtaccatagggcatgactgaatccagcttctcagaattgtaggactttaagtcagctatatccttcttgagctCATCCATACTCATATTCTgccttaattgttgtagcttcatgagatgtagagaatctaggtgggcttgaagaagagccttggtaccagcattggaggtgttctgaatggctctttggattgacatgatttgtttgactaaggggacattgaattgtcctggtgttgactcctttgtcaatgcccattcagataagtctggaatagaacttgggctttcatctccccctaagttcatgcttccatcaaatgaaacagagtcatcatcattaaaatttactccaaattcttcagatggctcaccagctgtagaaggcatcaagtttacagcagctttatcccttcatagagattctgaagtatgtactagatttaaggtcctttctgcctcctcattgccctgagtaaccaataattgataggctgacacaaaatgagtaaaagtgtcagcatccaaggaaatgttatcaattacagccttgtaatgttactgaaattgtctttccttttcagcatcatccataatcattaactcattagcaatggctggatccacccttataccttctgtacctgtttttctctcaatttctctcttttcttacatcaggggctccccctggatcacactcctcacaccctcaccctcaccactaaggtggaactcctctcactttctgttgccatgctggaagaaataacatgcatatttagactctcaagccctccttttgcctgggagcaacccagcctctcactcaaattttcactcccttccctcaaacctagaagtgattgtacagtaaccatgtctcctacacttggaattgattcagttatttaTCTAGAGACTATcgacggatagggaatatccgttgaagtaggaaatgatggtatcaatggataactgctgttaagcttatccgtcgaagaacaaccacttgtcaacggatgaggaatatccgttgaagaaggaaaagaagtagaaattgaaattgacataattgttgaatctgtatagattgattttaatttaggtgacacagattctttaactaagtctgaaagaattgtctgatgatccaacaaatcatctaatagatgatgatcaccagtatttgagtggggctcctccctgagttgtaaagagggagaatcaggaattgatgtgaatatcatatccacatccagagatggtgatggagaatttggtgattgatgtgtgtcaattttgagagaatggggtt
It contains:
- the LOC141719517 gene encoding rhamnogalacturonan I rhamnosyltransferase 1-like: MYAGINFDEEVLFKDEEEDDEENDQDEVDPSVQKKPRVVWSIKLHRKFVASVNQPGLERVYKNNGYLMVSCNGGLNQMRGAICDMVVITRYLNVTLIVPELYKSSFWADSSQFKDIFDVNHFITSLRREVRILKEIPPRLKRRVDLGMFYSLPLILPLLKRFKVVHLNRTDARIANNVLPIEIQKLRCRVNFNALRFTPQIEELGRKVVSILRQNGPFVVLHLRYEMDMLAFSGCSHGCNSEESK